In Labilibaculum sp. DW002, one DNA window encodes the following:
- a CDS encoding efflux RND transporter periplasmic adaptor subunit, with product MKKVFRIIMVVVFILLFFGTIAFLYSKSQEKPEVYETKSPELTDIVKKTVATGSVIPRKEIKIKPQGVSGIVETLFVEPGQMLKKGDKIAKIKIIPDMINLNSAESRVERAQISFEDAQINYNRDKLLFEKKVISESDFQKPRLAYRSAQEELKSAKDNLQLIKEGVTSKSGSVTNTIIRSTIEGMILDIPVKEGYSVIQSNTFNEGTTVAIIADMGEMIFQGKVDETEVGKIKQGMNLKLTIGAIEDFKFDAHLEYISPKGVAENGAIQFEIKAAVKLSNEYFIRSGYSANAEIVLDRREKVLAVNESLLEFSNDSSFVEVETSEQEFEQRYIKTGISDGINIEVLEGITKDDKLKGEKKKKIDTIKKDKDEA from the coding sequence ATGAAAAAAGTTTTTAGAATTATAATGGTCGTAGTCTTTATCTTGCTGTTTTTTGGAACAATTGCTTTCCTATATAGTAAATCGCAAGAGAAACCTGAAGTTTATGAAACTAAGTCGCCTGAGTTAACTGATATCGTTAAGAAAACAGTAGCTACTGGTTCCGTAATTCCTCGTAAAGAGATTAAAATAAAGCCTCAAGGGGTATCTGGTATCGTTGAGACATTATTTGTTGAGCCAGGACAGATGCTTAAGAAGGGTGATAAGATTGCTAAGATTAAGATTATTCCGGATATGATTAATCTGAATTCTGCAGAATCGAGAGTTGAGAGAGCTCAAATTAGTTTTGAAGACGCTCAAATCAATTACAATCGCGATAAACTGTTGTTTGAAAAGAAAGTAATTTCTGAATCTGATTTTCAAAAGCCACGTTTGGCTTATCGAAGTGCTCAGGAAGAGTTGAAATCTGCAAAAGATAACCTTCAGCTTATTAAAGAAGGTGTGACTTCTAAATCGGGAAGTGTGACTAATACTATTATCCGTTCTACTATTGAAGGGATGATTCTTGATATTCCTGTGAAAGAAGGTTATTCGGTTATTCAAAGTAATACTTTTAACGAAGGAACAACTGTTGCTATTATCGCTGATATGGGCGAAATGATTTTCCAAGGAAAGGTTGATGAAACTGAAGTTGGAAAAATAAAGCAAGGCATGAATCTTAAGCTTACAATTGGAGCAATTGAAGATTTTAAATTCGATGCTCATTTAGAGTATATATCTCCTAAAGGTGTGGCAGAAAATGGTGCTATTCAGTTTGAAATTAAAGCAGCTGTAAAATTAAGTAATGAGTACTTTATTCGTTCCGGTTATAGTGCTAACGCTGAAATTGTACTTGATAGAAGAGAGAAAGTTTTAGCTGTAAACGAGAGCTTGTTAGAATTTAGTAACGATTCAAGTTTTGTAGAAGTTGAAACATCGGAACAAGAATTCGAACAACGCTATATTAAAACAGGTATATCGGATGGTATCAACATCGAAGTACTAGAAGGAATTACAAAAGATGATAAACTGAAAGGCGAAAAGAAGAAAAAAATTGACACAATAAAAAAAGATAAGGACGAAGCGTAA
- a CDS encoding PAS domain-containing sensor histidine kinase, with translation MTNFKQNELTFQLMVEASPNALVLINNMSKIAYLNSFSEELFQYKKQELIGQDLSILIPNKFKKEHPNLLKTYFNNPSSRQMGANRDLYALRKDGSEFPVEIGLNPIVTVDGSLVLASIIDITTRKKANEQFRLVVESAPNAIILVDNLGVINLINKQTEVLFGYTRKELVGKKMEVLLPSRYKSNHPNLRNHFLAAPQTRAMGAGRDLFAIRKDGSEFPVEIGLNPLETVNGNQVLASIIDISERKKIEEATKLQSKKIEAKNKELEQFTYIASHDLQEPLNTIISFIEIIENHPDRDYNDLEKDSFKFINQASTRMKELIKGLLDYSRLGNKAEMKKLNSKSLVQSVCHDLDYIIKKTNAKITVGDLPFTFAYETELRLLFQNLISNSIKFMDPEKTPEISITASQDKCQTSFSVKDNGIGIDPKYNEKIFTIFQRLHGRNEYEGTGIGLAHCRKIVELHNGNIWVESEVGKGSTFYFTINSNIKNDEKI, from the coding sequence ATGACTAACTTCAAACAAAACGAACTTACATTTCAATTAATGGTTGAAGCATCACCAAATGCTTTAGTTCTCATTAATAATATGAGTAAAATTGCCTACTTAAATAGTTTTTCTGAAGAATTGTTTCAATACAAAAAACAAGAATTGATAGGTCAGGATTTATCAATTCTAATCCCAAATAAATTTAAAAAAGAACATCCAAACCTATTAAAAACCTATTTTAACAATCCATCTAGTAGACAAATGGGCGCTAATAGAGATCTTTATGCCTTAAGAAAAGATGGGTCTGAATTTCCCGTAGAAATTGGATTAAATCCAATTGTAACTGTTGATGGTTCTCTTGTTTTGGCTTCAATTATTGATATTACCACTCGCAAAAAAGCAAATGAACAATTTCGATTGGTAGTAGAATCAGCTCCAAATGCCATTATTTTAGTTGATAACTTGGGTGTTATAAATTTGATTAATAAACAAACAGAGGTTCTTTTTGGTTATACTAGAAAGGAATTAGTAGGAAAAAAAATGGAAGTATTACTCCCATCTCGCTATAAATCTAATCACCCAAACTTACGCAATCACTTTTTAGCTGCACCACAAACAAGGGCAATGGGAGCCGGTAGAGATCTTTTTGCAATTCGAAAAGATGGAAGTGAATTTCCTGTAGAAATTGGATTAAATCCTTTAGAAACAGTAAATGGAAACCAAGTATTGGCATCGATAATTGATATTTCAGAACGAAAAAAGATTGAAGAAGCCACAAAACTACAATCAAAAAAGATAGAAGCAAAAAATAAGGAATTAGAACAATTTACTTACATCGCTTCACACGATCTTCAAGAGCCTCTTAATACAATCATCAGTTTCATCGAAATCATAGAGAATCATCCAGATAGAGATTATAATGATTTAGAAAAGGACAGTTTTAAATTCATTAATCAAGCCTCTACTCGAATGAAAGAGTTGATTAAAGGACTTTTAGATTATAGTCGGTTGGGAAACAAAGCTGAAATGAAAAAGCTAAATTCCAAATCATTAGTTCAATCCGTTTGCCACGACCTTGATTACATCATTAAGAAAACAAATGCAAAAATTACAGTTGGTGATTTGCCATTCACTTTTGCCTACGAAACAGAATTACGATTGTTATTTCAAAATTTGATTAGTAATAGCATTAAATTTATGGACCCAGAAAAAACTCCAGAAATATCAATTACTGCAAGCCAAGACAAATGCCAAACCAGTTTTTCAGTTAAAGACAACGGAATTGGAATTGATCCAAAATACAATGAAAAAATATTTACCATATTCCAACGCCTTCATGGCCGTAACGAATATGAAGGAACAGGTATTGGACTTGCTCACTGCCGCAAAATAGTAGAACTTCACAATGGAAATATCTGGGTAGAATCAGAAGTTGGAAAAGGCAGTACCTTTTACTTTACCATAAACTCAAACATTAAAAATGATGAAAAAATATAA
- a CDS encoding deoxyguanosinetriphosphate triphosphohydrolase, whose amino-acid sequence MEWNSLLSAKRFGQEDQFSSVQQIDIRSQFQRDYDRLIFSSPFRRLQNKTQVFPLPGSIFVHNRLTHSLEVSSVGRSLGNALADKLIQLNLSDDLSSIKEIGSIVAGACLAHDLGNPPFGHSGEEALSYYFTHDEGKKLESKFTREQWADLCNFEGNANAFRLLTHAFNGRRKGGFALTYSSIAAIIKYPWESNKIEVVGKRKYGFFQAEREDYLKIAKELGIPELSDGIFARHPLVYLVEAADDICYQIMDIEDAHKLKILSTDETKKLLLSFYHPEKDKATFDKIDETCKEVTDINEQIAYMRAGVIGKLVSECVAVFVNNYELIMSGEFKSTLIKEINEDALQAYKTCTKIAVSKIYNHRSVLEIELAGYKILGTLLQEFVTAVLEPDNFYSKNLLSLIPEQYDIESDTDYGKIMSILDFVSGMTDVFALDLYRTIKGIKLPGIN is encoded by the coding sequence ATGGAGTGGAATAGCTTATTATCGGCAAAACGATTTGGTCAAGAAGACCAGTTTTCTTCTGTACAACAGATAGATATTAGATCGCAATTTCAAAGAGATTACGATCGCTTAATATTCTCATCACCTTTCAGAAGGTTACAAAATAAAACACAGGTATTCCCTCTTCCAGGAAGTATATTCGTGCACAATAGATTAACGCATAGTCTTGAAGTTTCAAGTGTTGGTCGCTCTTTGGGTAATGCGCTTGCTGATAAGTTAATACAACTAAATTTATCAGATGATCTTTCTAGCATTAAAGAAATTGGAAGTATTGTAGCTGGTGCCTGTTTGGCTCACGATTTAGGTAACCCACCTTTCGGTCATTCCGGAGAAGAAGCTCTCTCTTACTATTTTACTCATGACGAAGGGAAAAAACTAGAAAGTAAATTTACAAGAGAACAGTGGGCTGATCTTTGCAATTTTGAAGGTAATGCCAACGCTTTCCGCCTATTAACTCATGCCTTTAACGGAAGACGAAAAGGTGGTTTTGCTTTAACCTATTCAAGTATTGCAGCCATTATAAAATACCCATGGGAAAGTAATAAAATTGAAGTTGTTGGTAAGAGAAAGTATGGTTTTTTTCAAGCTGAAAGAGAAGATTATTTGAAAATTGCAAAAGAATTGGGAATTCCTGAATTATCGGATGGTATTTTTGCTCGTCATCCCTTAGTCTATTTGGTAGAAGCAGCAGATGATATTTGTTATCAGATAATGGATATTGAGGATGCTCACAAACTCAAAATCCTTAGCACAGATGAAACAAAAAAACTGCTATTAAGTTTTTATCATCCCGAAAAGGATAAAGCTACTTTTGATAAAATTGATGAAACCTGTAAAGAGGTAACCGATATAAATGAGCAGATTGCATATATGCGTGCCGGTGTTATTGGTAAGTTGGTGTCGGAATGTGTTGCGGTATTTGTGAACAACTATGAGCTTATCATGAGTGGTGAGTTTAAATCTACTTTGATTAAGGAAATTAATGAAGATGCTTTGCAGGCTTATAAAACATGCACTAAGATTGCTGTTTCTAAAATCTACAATCACCGTTCTGTTCTTGAAATTGAACTGGCTGGTTATAAAATTTTAGGTACTCTGTTGCAAGAATTTGTAACGGCGGTATTAGAACCTGATAATTTCTACTCGAAAAATCTTTTGTCCTTAATTCCAGAGCAGTATGATATTGAATCCGATACCGATTATGGCAAAATCATGTCAATACTCGATTTTGTTTCGGGAATGACTGATGTTTTTGCTCTCGATTTATACCGAACTATCAAAGGCATTAAACTTCCAGGCATTAATTAA
- a CDS encoding SusC/RagA family TonB-linked outer membrane protein, with amino-acid sequence MKRSLNLLLLMLVLSLSAYSQQQVVSGKVIVKGTRDALPGVTVIEKGTTNGTTTDIDGNYHLSVAYNGTLVFSFIGFETVEIAATKAIVDVDLSESSIGLNEVVAVGYGVMKKSDLTGSVVSVKGETMEDQPFAGIDQALQGRVAGVTVTQNSGAPGGGVSLRVRGITSLTGNNEPLYVIDGVPLQGNSNNDSFTFSALGGGNGQTKVSALSSINPSDIESIEVLKDASASAIYGSRGANGVVLITTKSGKKGKSKVSYEGYYGVQQVGKYIDVMNLKEYGEYYADVLTTQGKDVPFEFQNPELLGEGTDWQKEIFRAAPIQNHQISVSGGNDKTKFYTSLSYFDQQGIVINSDFRRFSMRMNLDHKVNDWIKVGNNVSMSNSKEHITLNDDEAGVISSALRQSPNIPVTYSDGSWGGPTDGIGVGNGRNPVAWSAIRNSELERYKINGNFFLDLTLAEGLTFRNEIGYDFNLNKTNVFNPTYEIGRETNEISTSSKSSSDSFFWVLKNYLNYLKSFGDHSFNAMVGHESQKSTYENLSGARTGFLTNDITALNAGDALTATNGNSMGTHSIESYFGRFNYGFKGKYLMTATLRADASSNFGQNNKWGYFPSFSGAWVITKEPFMEKFVDVVNYAKFRAGYGEVGNQDIGGYAYGASLRSITTVYGTGFSQANIANPDVKWESTRSTNIGLELGFLDNKIKLDVDVYKKTSKDFLFPQPLPSYLGAMNSASYMGLRPPMVNLGEMENKGIDISLTTRNITKPNFTWSSTFVFSTYKNELISMNSDEGAIFQTFEFNNTLTKTAEGEAVGQFYGYQVEGLFKDEADVNSSPSQGDIGEVNGVWVGDIKFKDINGDGKIDDADRTYIGNPHPDFTYSISNEMSYKNFDFSFTLQGSQGNDIYNWTRKLTEGMKEVTGNQAQSVSNRFIAGVNEDTNIPRFAFGDPNNNSRVSDRFVEDGSFLKIQNVTLAYTFNKKQLARLSYISKLRVYATVQNLHTFTKYSGYDPEIGAYNQNSLLMGVDNGRYPVPRTFMMGVNVEF; translated from the coding sequence ATGAAAAGAAGTCTTAATTTATTACTCTTGATGCTTGTTTTAAGTCTGTCGGCTTATTCACAGCAGCAGGTAGTATCGGGTAAGGTAATTGTAAAAGGTACTCGGGATGCTTTGCCGGGTGTTACTGTAATCGAAAAGGGAACTACGAATGGTACCACTACCGATATTGATGGTAACTATCATTTATCTGTAGCTTATAATGGAACTTTAGTTTTTTCATTTATTGGTTTCGAAACAGTAGAAATTGCAGCTACTAAAGCTATTGTTGATGTTGATTTATCAGAATCTTCAATTGGCTTGAATGAAGTAGTAGCAGTTGGTTACGGTGTTATGAAAAAAAGTGACTTAACTGGATCTGTTGTTTCTGTTAAAGGAGAAACAATGGAAGATCAACCATTTGCTGGTATCGACCAAGCTTTGCAAGGACGTGTTGCTGGTGTTACGGTGACTCAGAATTCAGGTGCTCCAGGTGGAGGTGTTTCTTTACGTGTTCGTGGTATTACTTCCCTAACCGGAAATAATGAGCCATTGTACGTTATTGATGGTGTGCCTTTGCAAGGAAATTCAAATAATGATTCTTTCACATTCTCTGCTTTGGGTGGAGGTAATGGTCAGACTAAAGTAAGTGCTCTTTCAAGTATTAACCCTTCAGATATCGAATCGATTGAGGTGTTGAAAGATGCTTCTGCATCTGCCATTTATGGATCTCGTGGTGCAAATGGAGTTGTTCTGATTACTACTAAAAGTGGTAAGAAAGGAAAATCAAAAGTATCGTACGAAGGTTATTATGGGGTTCAGCAAGTTGGTAAATATATCGACGTAATGAACTTAAAAGAATATGGAGAATACTATGCAGATGTATTAACAACGCAAGGGAAAGATGTTCCTTTCGAATTCCAAAATCCTGAGTTATTAGGAGAAGGAACCGATTGGCAAAAAGAAATTTTCCGAGCTGCTCCTATTCAAAATCACCAAATTTCAGTATCAGGTGGTAATGACAAGACTAAGTTTTATACTTCTTTAAGTTATTTTGATCAGCAAGGTATCGTTATCAATTCAGATTTTCGCAGATTTTCAATGCGTATGAACTTGGATCATAAAGTGAATGATTGGATTAAAGTCGGTAACAATGTTTCGATGAGTAATTCAAAAGAACACATTACTTTAAATGATGATGAAGCTGGTGTTATTAGTTCAGCACTAAGACAATCTCCAAACATTCCTGTTACCTATTCTGACGGAAGTTGGGGTGGACCAACCGATGGAATTGGTGTTGGAAATGGTCGAAATCCTGTTGCATGGTCAGCGATCAGAAATAGTGAGTTAGAGCGTTATAAAATCAATGGAAACTTTTTCCTTGATTTAACTTTAGCTGAAGGTCTAACATTCAGAAATGAAATAGGTTATGACTTCAATTTAAACAAGACAAACGTATTTAATCCTACCTATGAAATTGGTAGAGAAACGAATGAAATTAGTACTTCGTCAAAATCTAGCAGTGATAGTTTCTTTTGGGTATTGAAGAACTATTTAAACTACTTAAAATCTTTTGGTGATCATTCATTCAATGCAATGGTTGGTCATGAGTCTCAAAAGTCAACTTATGAGAATCTAAGTGGTGCAAGAACAGGATTTCTTACCAATGATATTACTGCATTGAATGCTGGGGATGCATTAACCGCAACCAATGGGAATTCAATGGGAACTCATAGTATCGAATCTTATTTTGGTCGTTTTAACTATGGTTTCAAAGGGAAATATTTAATGACAGCAACACTTCGTGCTGATGCATCATCGAATTTTGGACAGAATAACAAATGGGGTTATTTTCCATCATTCTCAGGTGCTTGGGTAATTACCAAGGAGCCTTTTATGGAGAAATTTGTTGATGTTGTTAATTATGCAAAATTTCGCGCAGGTTACGGTGAAGTTGGAAACCAGGATATTGGAGGCTATGCTTATGGTGCAAGTTTAAGAAGTATCACTACTGTTTACGGTACTGGATTCTCACAAGCTAACATTGCAAATCCTGATGTGAAATGGGAATCAACAAGATCAACTAACATTGGTTTAGAGCTTGGGTTCTTGGATAACAAAATCAAACTGGATGTTGATGTATACAAAAAGACTTCGAAAGATTTCTTGTTTCCTCAACCGCTTCCAAGTTATTTAGGAGCAATGAATTCAGCTTCTTATATGGGATTAAGACCTCCAATGGTGAATTTAGGAGAAATGGAAAACAAAGGAATCGATATTTCTTTAACAACCAGAAACATTACGAAACCTAACTTTACTTGGTCATCAACATTTGTCTTCTCTACGTATAAAAATGAGTTGATTAGCATGAATAGTGACGAAGGAGCAATATTTCAAACTTTCGAATTTAACAATACGTTGACTAAAACTGCTGAAGGTGAAGCTGTAGGGCAGTTTTACGGATATCAAGTTGAAGGACTTTTTAAAGATGAGGCTGATGTAAATTCAAGTCCATCTCAAGGAGATATTGGAGAAGTAAATGGTGTTTGGGTAGGAGATATCAAATTTAAAGATATCAACGGAGATGGTAAAATTGATGATGCCGATCGTACTTACATTGGTAATCCTCACCCAGATTTTACTTACAGTATTTCAAATGAAATGTCGTATAAAAATTTCGATTTTTCATTCACATTACAAGGATCTCAGGGTAATGATATTTACAACTGGACTCGTAAGTTAACCGAAGGAATGAAAGAGGTTACAGGTAATCAAGCTCAATCGGTATCTAATCGTTTTATTGCAGGAGTAAATGAAGATACTAACATTCCTCGTTTCGCATTTGGTGATCCTAATAACAACAGTAGAGTTTCTGATCGTTTTGTTGAGGATGGTTCATTCTTGAAAATTCAGAATGTAACACTAGCTTATACATTCAACAAGAAGCAATTGGCAAGATTGTCTTACATCAGCAAGTTAAGAGTTTATGCTACTGTTCAGAACTTACACACATTTACGAAGTATTCTGGTTACGATCCTGAAATTGGTGCTTACAATCAGAATTCTCTTTTAATGGGTGTTGATAATGGTCGTTATCCTGTACCACGTACATTTATGATGGGTGTTAATGTTGAATTCTAA
- a CDS encoding ABC transporter permease, translating into MFDRDKWNEIFSTIRKNKTRTFLTGFSVATGIFMLIFLLGAGRGLRNGMKDVFAQDATNSMQIYGGRTTKAYKGTPEGKRIQMKNADLLSLKKSIEKMDAISAMSYIPGAEVISYKDNFGNFNVSPIHDTYKEITNFDILKGRFLNKKDIKDYRKVVIIQDVVKEVLFPKETAVNKFITINNIKFKVIGVFHQSSFDDNSREIYIPITVAQKIFNNNDHVRRISFTLSDVSVEESKNVVQQVIYKMADEHGFSKEDKSALWIQNNIENSQSFAALFRGIEKFVWIIGVFTILLGVIGVFNIMMIVVKERTKEIGIRKAIGASPISVVSLVLMEAIFITAASGYVGLIAGVGLLETISKFNLIEKLYPPAAIYFLDPQVDMGIAVGATIVLVITGALAGFFPARRAASIRPIEALRDE; encoded by the coding sequence ATGTTTGATAGAGATAAATGGAACGAGATATTTAGTACCATTCGTAAAAATAAAACCCGAACCTTTCTTACTGGATTTTCGGTTGCAACTGGAATCTTTATGCTGATTTTTCTTTTGGGAGCAGGTAGAGGTTTGCGTAATGGGATGAAAGATGTTTTCGCTCAGGATGCTACAAACAGTATGCAGATATATGGTGGGCGAACTACCAAAGCATATAAAGGAACACCCGAAGGAAAAAGGATTCAGATGAAAAATGCGGATTTGCTGAGTCTAAAAAAATCCATAGAAAAGATGGATGCTATTTCTGCAATGAGTTATATCCCGGGAGCAGAGGTTATATCCTATAAAGATAATTTTGGAAACTTTAATGTTTCTCCAATTCACGATACCTATAAGGAAATTACAAATTTTGATATTCTAAAAGGGCGCTTTTTGAATAAAAAAGATATAAAAGACTATCGAAAAGTTGTAATTATTCAAGATGTTGTTAAAGAAGTTCTTTTCCCAAAAGAAACAGCAGTCAACAAGTTTATTACAATCAACAACATTAAATTTAAGGTAATTGGTGTTTTTCATCAATCTAGCTTTGATGATAACTCGAGAGAAATTTATATTCCGATTACGGTAGCTCAGAAGATTTTCAATAATAACGATCATGTTCGAAGAATTTCTTTTACTCTTAGTGATGTTTCTGTTGAAGAAAGTAAAAATGTAGTACAACAAGTCATCTACAAAATGGCTGACGAGCACGGATTTAGCAAAGAAGACAAAAGTGCCTTGTGGATACAAAATAACATTGAAAACTCTCAATCTTTTGCTGCCCTTTTTAGAGGTATTGAAAAGTTTGTTTGGATCATTGGGGTTTTTACAATTTTACTGGGTGTTATTGGAGTTTTCAATATTATGATGATAGTTGTGAAAGAAAGAACCAAAGAGATCGGTATTCGAAAAGCTATTGGAGCATCTCCAATTTCTGTTGTTTCGCTTGTTTTGATGGAGGCTATTTTTATTACAGCTGCTTCGGGCTATGTTGGTTTAATCGCCGGAGTCGGACTACTTGAGACGATTTCAAAATTTAATCTTATTGAAAAACTATATCCTCCGGCGGCAATTTATTTTTTAGATCCACAAGTTGATATGGGAATAGCTGTTGGTGCAACAATTGTTCTTGTAATAACAGGTGCTTTGGCAGGTTTTTTTCCTGCACGTAGAGCTGCCTCTATTCGGCCGATTGAAGCACTGAGGGATGAATAG
- a CDS encoding ABC transporter permease, which translates to MNSILTKINNQIMFDLDKWQEITSALKKNKLRTALTGSGVMFGILILVTLLGIGRGFQNNIQSSLGNFATNSTVFWVQRTTKAYKGLPRNRFYQFTNEDLAAIKRSVPELKNIAPEINGWSGGATHNTFRNDKKGNFKIKGSSPEMNKVIPVEVLSGRFINENDLKEMRKVITIGPRVQELMFDEDEDPVGQYLKVNGIYLLVVGTIKPLSQNMGNRDDIIQMPYTTLQRLYNRGDKFYSFIATAKVGESVEELQNSIFSILARRHSIHPDDKQAIGNFNIAKLFQKIFGLFNSIGFLFWVIGFGVLITGIIGVSNIMHVVVKERTREIGVKRALGARPWEIISQIVTEAVFLTTFSGFWGLVIGVLIVEGAGKMAGDTNQMILNPYVDIKVAFIALGVLVVFGCFAGLLPAQKAMRIKPVDALRYE; encoded by the coding sequence ATGAATAGTATTTTGACTAAAATAAACAATCAGATCATGTTCGATTTAGATAAATGGCAGGAAATTACTTCTGCCCTCAAAAAAAATAAATTAAGAACGGCTCTTACAGGCTCAGGGGTTATGTTTGGGATTTTAATTCTCGTGACACTGCTGGGAATTGGTAGAGGTTTTCAGAATAACATACAATCTTCTTTGGGGAATTTCGCAACCAATTCTACCGTATTTTGGGTGCAAAGAACAACCAAAGCATATAAAGGATTGCCTCGAAATCGATTTTATCAGTTTACAAATGAAGATTTAGCCGCAATTAAAAGATCAGTTCCTGAATTAAAAAATATAGCTCCAGAAATTAATGGATGGAGTGGCGGTGCTACTCACAATACTTTTAGAAACGACAAAAAAGGGAATTTTAAAATTAAGGGCTCTTCTCCTGAGATGAATAAAGTGATTCCTGTGGAAGTTCTTTCAGGGCGTTTTATTAATGAAAATGACTTGAAAGAAATGAGAAAGGTAATTACCATTGGACCTCGTGTCCAAGAATTAATGTTCGACGAAGATGAAGATCCAGTTGGTCAATACCTTAAAGTAAACGGAATTTATCTACTAGTTGTAGGAACGATTAAACCATTAAGTCAAAACATGGGTAATCGTGATGACATTATTCAAATGCCATATACAACACTTCAGCGCTTGTATAACAGAGGTGATAAATTCTATTCTTTTATTGCAACGGCCAAAGTTGGTGAATCGGTTGAGGAGCTTCAAAATAGTATATTTTCAATTCTAGCTCGACGTCACAGCATTCATCCTGATGACAAACAAGCAATTGGGAATTTTAACATTGCCAAATTATTCCAAAAAATATTCGGCCTTTTCAATAGTATTGGCTTCTTATTTTGGGTGATTGGCTTTGGAGTTTTAATTACTGGAATTATTGGTGTCAGTAATATTATGCATGTTGTCGTAAAGGAACGAACTCGTGAAATTGGCGTGAAGCGTGCTCTTGGAGCCAGACCTTGGGAAATTATCAGTCAGATTGTTACTGAGGCTGTTTTCCTGACTACCTTTTCAGGCTTTTGGGGCTTGGTTATTGGAGTTCTGATAGTTGAAGGAGCGGGTAAAATGGCTGGAGATACCAATCAAATGATTTTAAACCCATACGTCGATATAAAAGTAGCTTTTATCGCACTTGGAGTTTTGGTTGTGTTTGGCTGTTTTGCCGGACTGTTACCAGCACAAAAAGCTATGAGAATTAAACCCGTTGATGCTTTACGTTACGAATAA
- a CDS encoding ABC transporter ATP-binding protein has protein sequence MIRLTNIHKSYITGANKLHVLKGIDLHIKEGELISIMGSSGSGKSTLLNILGLLDNHDDGTYVLNNQEIKAMSETKAAKLRNNLLGFVFQSFNLISFKNAMENVALPLYYQKVARRKRNKLAVEYLDKMGLKEWAEHMPNELSGGQKQRVAISRAMITQPKIILADEPTGALDSQTSLEVMDLLREINRSGITVIIVTHELDIAEMTDRIINLKDGLIESIIENKKINSSETIQSHQA, from the coding sequence ATGATTCGACTGACAAATATTCACAAGTCCTATATTACTGGGGCAAATAAGCTTCATGTACTTAAGGGAATTGATTTGCATATTAAAGAAGGCGAGTTGATTTCCATCATGGGATCTTCAGGTTCAGGTAAATCGACACTCCTAAACATATTAGGTCTCCTTGATAATCATGACGATGGTACTTATGTCTTGAACAATCAGGAAATAAAAGCCATGAGCGAAACTAAAGCAGCAAAGCTTAGAAATAATTTATTGGGTTTTGTATTTCAATCTTTTAACCTGATATCCTTTAAAAACGCCATGGAAAATGTGGCACTCCCATTATACTATCAGAAGGTAGCACGTAGAAAACGTAATAAGCTTGCCGTTGAATATCTCGATAAAATGGGATTGAAAGAGTGGGCTGAACATATGCCAAACGAATTATCGGGTGGTCAAAAACAAAGGGTAGCTATCTCGAGAGCAATGATAACTCAACCGAAGATTATTCTTGCTGATGAGCCTACTGGTGCCCTGGATTCTCAAACCTCACTTGAGGTAATGGATCTCTTAAGAGAAATTAACCGTAGCGGAATTACAGTAATTATTGTTACTCACGAATTGGATATTGCAGAAATGACAGATCGCATCATTAATCTCAAAGATGGTTTAATTGAATCGATTATTGAAAATAAAAAAATCAATAGTTCCGAGACAATTCAAAGTCACCAAGCATAA
- a CDS encoding response regulator → MKKYNGLNCILLIDDEESNNYLHQMIIKHAKIDTFVQVTYDGIEALEFLTCSGRYQEAKEYPQPGIIFLDINMPKMNGWEFLEEYVKLPEEQKGKIVMAMLTSSLNQDDIDKSEENNNLKGFISKPLTSKKLMDVVNNNFQIVKENK, encoded by the coding sequence ATGAAAAAATATAACGGCCTAAATTGCATTCTACTTATTGATGATGAAGAGTCGAATAACTACTTGCATCAAATGATAATAAAACATGCTAAAATTGACACTTTCGTGCAGGTAACCTACGATGGTATAGAAGCATTAGAGTTTTTAACATGCTCTGGTAGGTATCAGGAGGCTAAAGAATATCCGCAACCCGGAATTATATTTCTAGATATTAACATGCCTAAAATGAACGGCTGGGAGTTTTTAGAGGAGTACGTTAAACTTCCTGAAGAACAAAAAGGAAAGATTGTAATGGCAATGCTCACCTCAAGTTTAAATCAAGATGACATTGATAAGTCTGAGGAAAATAATAATTTAAAAGGATTTATTAGTAAACCCCTAACATCAAAAAAATTAATGGATGTTGTGAATAACAATTTTCAAATCGTAAAAGAGAATAAGTAG